The following are encoded in a window of Roseivirga misakiensis genomic DNA:
- a CDS encoding DUF2851 family protein, protein MIQEAFLHFVWKNQYFNKSNLVTVSGASVSIQKIGFHNHLAGPDFKEAQLTIDQMQWAGSVEIHINSSDWHNHKHSNDPNYGNVILHVVYEYDKEVLNPSGKPIPTIALKGLIKPKLIDRYQLMLKNTDKIPCGTQLKSVKVVTRLSMLEKTLINRLEKKSKAVNELLLENNYSWEETAYQWLAKGFGFKVNAENMLRLARTVPSKFLRKHSQLYQYEALLFGASGLLNIDVVDEYPQQLKKEYLYLKAKYDIQESITYNQWNFSGVRPSNFPTIRIAQFAAMLCEFQNLFSLFTEFTEPKSLIDKLIMRQPDYWIDHVVIDKKSKMITGPMTKQAKVNLLINTTVPLLVAYAKHQDKYEYMEKAMNLLMALPKESNRITALWTEHGWNVSSAFDSQGLIELYNTFCSGNRCIDCNIGAELVSR, encoded by the coding sequence ATGATACAAGAAGCATTTCTTCACTTTGTGTGGAAGAATCAATATTTTAATAAATCCAATTTAGTCACAGTTTCAGGAGCATCAGTCTCCATTCAGAAAATTGGCTTTCACAACCATCTTGCGGGTCCAGACTTTAAAGAAGCCCAACTCACTATAGATCAAATGCAATGGGCTGGTTCGGTAGAAATTCATATCAATTCATCCGATTGGCACAACCACAAGCACTCCAACGATCCGAACTATGGCAACGTCATCTTACATGTGGTTTATGAGTATGATAAAGAAGTCTTGAACCCTTCGGGGAAACCAATTCCTACGATCGCTTTAAAAGGTTTGATTAAACCCAAGCTTATCGATCGCTATCAGTTAATGCTTAAAAACACAGACAAAATCCCCTGCGGGACACAGTTGAAGAGTGTGAAAGTGGTCACCCGATTATCCATGCTTGAAAAAACGTTGATTAATCGGCTGGAGAAAAAGTCAAAAGCAGTGAATGAATTGCTCCTTGAGAATAACTACTCATGGGAAGAAACGGCTTATCAATGGTTGGCCAAAGGTTTTGGCTTTAAGGTAAACGCCGAGAATATGTTGCGGCTAGCCAGAACTGTCCCTTCGAAATTTCTAAGAAAACATAGTCAGCTTTATCAATATGAGGCACTACTTTTTGGTGCATCCGGTTTATTGAACATTGATGTGGTAGACGAATACCCTCAACAGTTAAAAAAGGAATATCTATACTTGAAAGCGAAGTATGATATTCAAGAGTCAATAACTTACAACCAGTGGAATTTTTCTGGGGTTAGGCCTTCTAATTTTCCGACAATTCGAATTGCCCAGTTTGCGGCAATGCTCTGCGAATTTCAGAATCTTTTCAGTCTTTTTACAGAGTTCACTGAGCCAAAGTCACTAATAGATAAGTTGATAATGAGACAACCTGATTATTGGATAGATCATGTGGTTATAGACAAAAAAAGTAAAATGATTACCGGCCCAATGACCAAACAAGCCAAAGTCAACTTATTGATTAATACGACGGTGCCTTTACTTGTGGCCTATGCAAAACATCAGGATAAATATGAATACATGGAAAAAGCTATGAATCTACTCATGGCCTTACCCAAAGAATCGAATAGAATCACAGCGTTATGGACAGAACACGGTTGGAATGTTTCTTCAGCATTTGATAGTCAAGGGCTGATAGAATTGTACAACACCTTTTGTAGTGGCAACCGCTGCATCGACTGTAACATTGGCGCAGAATTAGTAAGCCGATAA
- a CDS encoding NeuD/PglB/VioB family sugar acetyltransferase has product MENPVIIFGANALGQAAKEIFESNDIIVYGYLDDNEELHGNELGELSVLGRTDDDGHLKLIGKKCEGFIAVDDRALRKGIVKLLKERRKKMPVNAIHSNTEIAPTAHIGHGEFINSGVVIGANAKIGDHCMINSNALVDYSAQLGDLVQVGAGAVVGAEAQIGENVFIGSGVTIVPGVKVGKNVRIGAGSVIIADVGDDKTMFGNPAKEV; this is encoded by the coding sequence ATGGAAAACCCTGTAATTATTTTTGGTGCAAACGCACTTGGCCAAGCAGCTAAAGAGATTTTTGAGAGCAACGACATCATCGTTTATGGTTACCTCGATGATAATGAAGAACTGCATGGCAATGAGCTCGGCGAATTATCGGTTCTTGGCAGAACTGACGATGACGGACATTTAAAGCTTATTGGTAAGAAATGCGAGGGATTTATCGCAGTAGATGATCGTGCACTTAGAAAAGGGATTGTAAAGCTTTTAAAAGAGCGAAGAAAGAAAATGCCGGTTAACGCCATTCACAGCAATACAGAAATTGCTCCTACAGCCCACATAGGACACGGTGAATTTATCAATAGCGGTGTTGTTATTGGTGCAAATGCAAAAATTGGAGACCATTGCATGATTAATAGTAACGCTTTGGTAGACTATAGTGCTCAATTAGGAGACCTTGTACAAGTAGGAGCTGGAGCAGTGGTGGGTGCAGAGGCGCAGATTGGCGAAAATGTATTTATCGGCTCGGGTGTGACAATAGTACCAGGAGTCAAAGTTGGAAAGAATGTAAGAATAGGTGCTGGTTCAGTGATTATTGCCGATGTGGGGGATGATAAAACCATGTTCGGAAATCCAGCAAAAGAAGTATAG
- the trhO gene encoding oxygen-dependent tRNA uridine(34) hydroxylase TrhO, producing the protein MEKEYSILLYYCYAKIEDFEAYREEHHLFCVENNLRGRIIISPEGLNGTVSGLKEDCEAYMKYVHADERFGHTEFKVEAHDRMAFAKLHVRVKPEIVHSSLRHIDPNIETGTYVEPEEFREILEKQDDDTVILDVRSNYEHKVGKFKNALTLDIDNFRDFPQEVEQLEHLKKKKVITYCTGGIKCEKASAYLLEQGFENVYQLHGGIIKYGLEAEGKDFEGKCYVFDNRITADVNSVNPSILSKCFISGVPTDRMVNCANPECNAHIPMSEEAGWLMDGCCSEECRKNPARRPYDGTGYYQKNTNHYNPLKGVKRDPAKID; encoded by the coding sequence ATGGAAAAGGAATACTCAATATTACTGTATTACTGCTATGCCAAAATCGAGGATTTTGAGGCATACAGAGAAGAGCATCACTTGTTTTGCGTTGAAAATAACCTAAGAGGTAGAATTATTATCTCGCCTGAAGGGCTAAATGGAACAGTTTCCGGACTTAAAGAAGATTGTGAGGCTTATATGAAGTATGTCCATGCCGATGAGCGTTTTGGTCATACTGAATTCAAGGTTGAAGCTCATGATCGCATGGCTTTTGCCAAACTTCACGTGCGAGTGAAACCCGAAATAGTTCATTCAAGCCTAAGACACATCGATCCAAATATAGAGACTGGTACTTATGTTGAGCCTGAAGAATTTAGAGAGATATTAGAAAAGCAGGATGATGATACTGTAATCCTTGATGTCAGGAGTAATTATGAACATAAAGTAGGGAAGTTTAAGAATGCTCTGACTTTGGACATCGATAACTTCAGGGATTTTCCGCAAGAAGTGGAGCAATTAGAGCATCTTAAGAAAAAGAAAGTCATCACCTATTGTACCGGTGGGATTAAGTGTGAAAAGGCCAGTGCATATCTATTGGAACAAGGCTTTGAAAATGTTTACCAGCTCCATGGTGGCATTATTAAATATGGTCTAGAAGCTGAAGGAAAGGACTTTGAGGGCAAATGCTATGTGTTTGATAATAGGATTACAGCTGATGTAAATTCGGTTAACCCTTCTATTTTATCCAAATGTTTTATTTCGGGAGTGCCGACCGATCGAATGGTTAACTGTGCAAATCCTGAATGTAATGCGCATATCCCAATGTCAGAAGAAGCGGGTTGGTTAATGGATGGCTGTTGCTCAGAAGAATGCAGAAAAAATCCTGCCAGACGGCCGTATGATGGCACGGGTTACTATCAGAAAAATACTAATCACTATAACCCATTAAAAGGGGTGAAGAGAGACCCTGCTAAAATCGACTAA
- a CDS encoding nucleoside phosphorylase, protein MVRIPESELILTDDGRVYHLNLLPEMVADTIIVVGDPDRVPKVSRYFDQVEHRVNSRELVTHTGSISGTRLSVMSSGMGTDNVELLMTELDALVNVNLKTRMVNKELKELRIIRIGTSGCLQEDIPIDAHLVSEAALGLDTLMSFYDWKSNERINEFLASLRNQLDLNFDPYLAEASSELLALFQTDFHRGVTITAPGFYAPQGRQVRLKPRIDGMVDKLAQMETPFGRFTNLEMETAGYYAMAKLLGHQMISLNALIANRPRQEFSENHEAAVDRLIQRVIERLI, encoded by the coding sequence ATGGTACGTATCCCTGAGTCAGAACTGATTTTAACAGATGACGGTAGAGTTTATCACTTAAACTTATTGCCAGAAATGGTGGCCGATACCATCATCGTAGTCGGAGATCCAGATAGAGTACCGAAAGTAAGTCGTTATTTCGATCAAGTGGAACATCGCGTAAATAGCCGAGAGCTGGTTACGCATACGGGCAGTATTAGTGGAACTCGTTTATCAGTCATGAGCTCTGGAATGGGAACGGACAACGTCGAGTTGCTGATGACCGAGCTCGATGCTCTTGTCAATGTTAACCTGAAAACCAGAATGGTCAATAAGGAGCTCAAAGAATTGAGGATTATACGAATTGGAACATCTGGATGTCTCCAAGAGGATATTCCTATTGATGCACACTTGGTTTCTGAAGCCGCATTGGGATTAGATACGCTCATGAGCTTTTATGATTGGAAGTCTAATGAACGTATAAATGAATTTCTGGCTTCACTCAGAAATCAGTTGGATCTTAATTTTGATCCGTATTTGGCTGAAGCTTCAAGCGAATTATTAGCGTTATTTCAAACAGACTTCCATCGTGGCGTCACGATTACGGCTCCGGGTTTTTACGCACCACAAGGTAGGCAGGTGAGGTTGAAGCCAAGAATCGACGGCATGGTGGATAAGTTAGCACAGATGGAAACACCTTTCGGTCGTTTTACTAACCTCGAAATGGAAACTGCTGGTTATTACGCCATGGCAAAACTATTGGGTCATCAAATGATTAGCCTGAATGCCTTGATCGCCAATAGACCCAGGCAAGAGTTCTCAGAAAATCACGAGGCGGCCGTCGATCGGCTTATTCAGCGGGTGATTGAACGCCTTATTTAA
- a CDS encoding M28 family peptidase, producing the protein MKKTFKILGMIAFLMSFQGLSAQQAPPEIDIRIYDIINNTSADRIETDIRRLANFGTRNTFSDTVSETRGIGAARRWIKSEFEKISEECGGCLEVFYQKDFVEKTQGSRVPHSAWVVNVVAVLRGTDYPNSYVMMSGDIDSRASNTMDYEIDAPGANDNASGMAGALEAARVMTKYKFKHSVAFVGLSGEEQGLFGGRGLAKYAQENNWEIIGVLNNDMIGNIEGVDGVIDNRTFRIFSEPTPANETARQRGARRFAGGEVDGISRQLARYIHGQVKTYMPEMNPMMIYRLDRFGRGGHHRPFNDLGFAGVRIMEAHENYNRQHQNIREENGIKYGDVIEGVNFPYAKKLTAVNAISMAGLAWAPPAPKDVRIGGAVRPSTTLQWAKSDDPNIAGYKLYWRLTTSPTWDNFKYVSGVNEHTLEGIVIDNYYFGVSAVGKDGNESPVVFPAQQIRRRR; encoded by the coding sequence ATGAAGAAGACGTTTAAAATTTTAGGAATGATTGCCTTCTTAATGTCATTTCAAGGATTGTCGGCACAACAAGCTCCACCTGAGATTGACATTAGGATATATGATATCATTAATAATACTTCAGCCGATAGAATTGAAACTGACATTAGGCGCTTAGCCAATTTCGGAACACGAAATACTTTTTCCGACACAGTTTCTGAAACCAGAGGAATTGGTGCGGCTAGAAGATGGATTAAATCCGAATTCGAGAAGATTTCTGAAGAATGCGGTGGTTGCTTAGAGGTGTTTTATCAAAAGGATTTTGTGGAAAAAACACAAGGAAGCCGGGTACCACATAGCGCTTGGGTTGTAAATGTGGTGGCAGTGCTACGCGGTACCGATTATCCGAATTCCTATGTAATGATGTCTGGAGATATTGATTCTAGAGCATCAAATACGATGGATTATGAAATAGACGCACCGGGGGCTAATGATAACGCTTCTGGTATGGCCGGAGCACTTGAGGCCGCCCGTGTGATGACAAAATACAAGTTTAAGCATAGTGTGGCTTTTGTTGGTCTATCAGGTGAGGAGCAAGGTTTATTTGGTGGCCGAGGTTTAGCGAAATATGCCCAAGAGAATAATTGGGAGATCATAGGCGTATTAAACAACGACATGATTGGTAATATAGAAGGTGTTGATGGGGTGATCGATAACCGAACTTTCCGAATCTTTTCTGAACCAACGCCAGCTAATGAAACGGCACGCCAGCGGGGTGCTCGAAGATTCGCTGGAGGCGAAGTAGATGGTATTTCAAGGCAGCTCGCAAGATATATTCACGGGCAAGTAAAAACGTATATGCCTGAAATGAATCCGATGATGATTTATCGTTTAGATAGGTTCGGAAGAGGCGGCCATCATAGACCGTTCAATGATTTGGGTTTTGCAGGAGTAAGAATCATGGAAGCACATGAAAATTACAACCGTCAACATCAAAATATAAGAGAGGAAAATGGTATTAAGTATGGCGACGTAATTGAAGGGGTGAATTTTCCTTATGCCAAAAAGCTTACTGCGGTTAACGCCATTTCAATGGCAGGTTTGGCTTGGGCGCCACCAGCACCAAAGGATGTAAGAATTGGAGGCGCCGTTAGGCCATCCACTACGTTACAATGGGCTAAGTCTGATGACCCCAATATTGCGGGTTATAAGCTCTATTGGAGATTAACAACTTCCCCGACTTGGGATAATTTCAAATATGTTTCGGGAGTAAATGAGCATACCTTGGAGGGAATAGTGATTGATAATTACTATTTCGGAGTTTCCGCAGTTGGTAAAGATGGTAATGAATCGCCAGTGGTGTTTCCGGCACAACAAATCCGAAGAAGGAGATAG
- a CDS encoding glycosyltransferase family 2 protein: protein MAAKDTAPYLEECLDSILAQSYQNWELIAINDHSTDATPEILTYYAQKDRRIRVFHSERKKLIPTLKHGYQYAQGELINRMDSDDKMPFDKLDTLVREWMQYGKGNIIAGGTEHFVDEGEVGGGFLRYENWLNQVAKESKHYQEIYQECVIPSHCWIIHRDDFELVDGFNPEVYPEDYDLCFRFYKHGLKVKGIDKVLHYWRDRSNRISRTWEEYKDNRYFEMKLRYFYDIDRDQARPLVLWGTGRNGKDMAKSLLNYESKFHWVSDNERKVGVNIYDIQTAHLDIIPNLDAPQIMIVVASPEGKKQIEDQLESWGKRPVKDYWFFL from the coding sequence ATGGCGGCTAAAGATACTGCACCTTATTTGGAGGAATGTCTTGATTCAATTTTAGCTCAATCTTACCAAAATTGGGAGCTGATTGCCATCAATGATCATTCAACAGATGCTACTCCTGAAATATTGACGTATTATGCACAAAAAGATAGGCGAATACGGGTCTTTCACAGTGAAAGAAAAAAGCTTATCCCTACTCTGAAACACGGGTATCAATATGCTCAGGGAGAATTGATTAACCGGATGGACTCGGATGATAAAATGCCCTTTGATAAGCTCGATACGCTTGTGCGAGAGTGGATGCAATATGGCAAAGGGAATATCATTGCTGGGGGTACTGAGCATTTTGTGGATGAAGGAGAAGTTGGTGGTGGATTTCTTAGGTATGAGAATTGGCTAAATCAAGTGGCCAAAGAAAGCAAACACTACCAAGAAATATATCAAGAATGCGTAATACCATCCCACTGTTGGATCATTCACCGCGATGACTTTGAACTTGTTGATGGATTTAATCCAGAGGTCTACCCTGAAGATTACGATCTCTGTTTTCGGTTTTATAAGCATGGCCTAAAGGTCAAAGGGATAGATAAAGTTTTACACTATTGGCGAGATCGATCGAATAGAATTTCTAGGACTTGGGAGGAGTATAAAGACAATCGGTATTTTGAGATGAAACTTAGATACTTCTACGATATTGATAGAGACCAGGCTAGACCACTTGTGCTTTGGGGTACAGGTCGAAATGGAAAAGACATGGCTAAATCGCTCTTAAATTATGAAAGTAAATTTCATTGGGTTTCTGATAATGAGCGTAAGGTTGGAGTAAATATTTACGATATCCAAACAGCGCATTTAGATATTATTCCAAATCTAGATGCTCCTCAAATAATGATCGTAGTGGCTTCTCCCGAAGGCAAAAAACAAATTGAAGATCAACTTGAATCTTGGGGTAAACGGCCAGTGAAAGACTATTGGTTTTTCCTTTAA
- a CDS encoding RNA polymerase sigma factor: MSNSKQNDFMIAYNGCHDRFLRYCSSLAYGKMDVQDLVQDVLVTAYHKFEKIENKDQLLHYLIKAARNRSISLWRKQKKQQELTDIHAERLADQGVSPETILDIQVLYRMLNKLPTKQKEALILFEISGFSMREIAEIQNSNEGAVKTKISRGRKKLAALMSDESASQVSDLFETIQTITL, translated from the coding sequence ATGAGCAATTCCAAACAAAATGATTTTATGATAGCCTATAACGGCTGCCACGATCGTTTTTTACGCTATTGCTCTTCCCTTGCTTATGGAAAAATGGACGTCCAAGATCTGGTACAAGATGTACTGGTAACAGCTTACCATAAGTTTGAGAAAATTGAAAATAAGGATCAGCTTTTACATTACTTGATTAAGGCCGCTCGCAATAGGTCGATCAGCTTGTGGAGAAAACAAAAAAAACAACAAGAACTGACGGACATACATGCTGAAAGGCTCGCTGATCAAGGTGTATCGCCAGAAACTATTCTGGATATCCAAGTGCTCTATCGCATGCTCAATAAGCTTCCAACAAAACAAAAAGAGGCACTTATCCTCTTTGAAATTAGTGGGTTTAGTATGAGAGAAATCGCTGAGATTCAAAATAGTAACGAAGGCGCAGTAAAGACTAAAATTAGTCGAGGAAGGAAAAAATTGGCTGCATTAATGTCGGATGAATCGGCTAGCCAAGTTTCCGATTTGTTCGAAACCATTCAAACCATAACGCTATGA
- a CDS encoding adenylate/guanylate cyclase domain-containing protein, which yields MSGLSPKRKSFLLSWIIYVIIFVIGGTLYYNVERGLLGDTSFYPSTTNPYDPTASGISILLGSIFMGGLIGFCELTLFRFLLSNKSFVFKLMSKVLLYAVFLTAFLLLLALPINASALELPLFHPDVLKTVGDFISNYAFWSTMIHCAAFITLSLFIKEMIDNIGTSQVVNFFTGKYHTSKVETRVFMFLDMKDSTSIAEKMGHEKYYRFLNRYYRDMTRSILSTEAEIYQYIGDEIVLSWEGEEGLVKANCLACFFGIKESVEKNREYYLKNFGEVPVFKAGIHIGQVTRGEVGVLKKELLFTGDAINVTARIQSLCNELQSELLISEHLLDKIELGDRYDATPKGSFILRGRDQTINLFKLKQA from the coding sequence ATGTCTGGACTGTCACCAAAACGAAAGAGCTTTCTGCTCTCGTGGATTATTTATGTGATTATTTTTGTCATAGGTGGCACGCTTTATTATAACGTTGAGCGAGGGCTTTTAGGTGATACTTCTTTTTATCCTTCTACCACTAACCCATATGACCCGACTGCTTCTGGAATATCAATATTGCTGGGAAGCATATTCATGGGAGGACTGATCGGTTTTTGTGAACTGACTCTTTTCAGATTTCTTCTAAGTAACAAGAGCTTTGTCTTCAAATTGATGAGCAAGGTGCTGCTATATGCTGTGTTCCTTACAGCTTTCCTTCTCCTGCTGGCTCTGCCAATTAATGCTTCGGCTTTAGAGCTCCCCTTATTTCATCCAGATGTGCTAAAAACGGTGGGTGACTTTATTTCCAACTATGCATTTTGGAGTACCATGATCCATTGTGCCGCCTTTATTACGCTCTCTCTATTTATCAAGGAGATGATCGATAATATTGGAACGAGTCAAGTGGTGAACTTCTTTACCGGTAAATACCATACTTCTAAAGTTGAAACACGAGTTTTCATGTTTTTAGATATGAAAGACTCGACGAGCATTGCCGAAAAAATGGGGCATGAAAAATATTATCGGTTTCTTAACCGCTATTACCGAGATATGACCAGGTCGATCTTATCCACGGAAGCTGAGATATACCAATATATCGGTGACGAAATTGTCCTTTCTTGGGAAGGAGAAGAGGGGCTGGTAAAAGCAAATTGCCTTGCCTGTTTCTTCGGAATAAAGGAATCTGTTGAAAAGAATCGTGAATATTACCTCAAGAACTTCGGTGAAGTTCCAGTATTTAAGGCGGGTATTCATATAGGACAAGTGACACGCGGTGAAGTTGGCGTGTTGAAGAAAGAACTATTATTTACAGGTGATGCGATCAATGTAACTGCTCGGATTCAATCACTTTGCAATGAGCTTCAAAGTGAGCTGCTTATTTCTGAACATCTTTTGGATAAGATAGAACTGGGTGATCGGTACGATGCCACTCCAAAAGGATCATTTATACTTCGTGGTAGAGATCAAACAATCAATTTATTTAAGCTAAAACAAGCTTAA
- a CDS encoding PadR family transcriptional regulator: MKGTNIGELEELVLLVVGVLYEDAYGVSVLKEIKDQTGREVNISAIHAVMNRLEDKGFLRSEMGGASKTRGGRRRRNFYLTSAGRSTLDQVRSVRERLYGQLASATSYQFS, encoded by the coding sequence ATGAAAGGAACAAATATCGGTGAACTGGAAGAGTTAGTCCTTCTAGTTGTAGGTGTGCTCTATGAGGATGCTTATGGCGTATCAGTTTTGAAGGAAATTAAAGATCAGACTGGTCGAGAGGTTAATATCAGTGCTATTCATGCGGTGATGAACCGACTTGAAGATAAAGGTTTTCTACGGTCGGAGATGGGTGGGGCTTCTAAAACACGTGGTGGAAGAAGAAGGCGTAACTTTTATTTGACTTCTGCTGGGCGATCGACTTTGGATCAAGTGAGATCGGTGAGAGAAAGGCTTTATGGTCAACTAGCAAGCGCTACCTCATATCAGTTTTCATAA
- a CDS encoding ABC transporter permease — MSQEEINPPKWADRFLGWYCNPKLLEQIQGDVYELFYWRLEDKGASQAKRSFVWDVVRLFRWANIKRNSSQTQKLNNIAMFKNYFKIGLRNLWKQRMPSTINILGLSLAIGCCLVAFLYIEYQTNVDDFHENGDNIYLLTHDAFVEGEDRKYGYVSWAIADQIKEEITGVKNVLKFRQGEVKLVVEGKKLTDYAVFTDEGFFTTFTYQVKYGDSKPLSSPKKIAISEETAAWYFKDEYPIGKIVNITILGESRDFEVATVFKKPERKGSLRPDLVIHFDWYRSGRELKNINANTFVELEEGVDRDLFVANLQPLTKVQQGFGHERKYEALAIEPIVTMAKSSRFIEGGVGMMPPKAPMILLACIAGFMLVLAMSNYINIATMMATKRVKEIGIRKVIGSRRSQLVLQFLSENLILCSLALVIGSLLAMAFFIPSFNQISGSTLKLQFFSHFALQKFAVALLLFLTIASGTYPAFFVSKFKPVKIFRGSEKVSGKRRFTMVLLTFQFVLAIITIVAGISAVQNNSMYAAKDWGYDQMDKLVIGVSKDRLSAFREDILKNPNVVDVSGSFNSLNRHWDFREMKVGEEAFHGQFLQSAPEYPEFMNIPLVEGRYFNRELKSDLTGKLLVNEKFMKIFQLDDFTNQMVTIDEKEYQIVGVLKDYYYSSFQDGIQASVFTAVPDSLQTTLTVKTRPGTILGVREALKSSWEKAYIDETFVSHFQSEVRDGEFEDLKGLKNVLVFTATMAVILAAMGLFGLVSLNISSKFKEFGIKKVLGASTVTLLKGVYKQFSFIVGFALVAGCFLAVKVVSILLDSVYGEHAPIDLVNLVLASVLLLSVCVLTINIQMRRVRQMNPSDTLRVD, encoded by the coding sequence ATGAGTCAGGAAGAGATTAATCCACCAAAGTGGGCTGACCGATTTCTGGGTTGGTACTGTAACCCAAAACTGCTGGAGCAAATCCAAGGAGATGTATACGAGCTGTTTTATTGGCGCTTAGAAGATAAAGGAGCCAGCCAAGCGAAAAGGTCATTCGTTTGGGACGTTGTGAGGCTCTTTAGGTGGGCAAACATTAAACGAAATTCAAGTCAAACTCAAAAATTAAACAACATTGCTATGTTCAAAAATTATTTTAAAATCGGTTTAAGGAATCTTTGGAAACAAAGAATGCCTTCAACAATCAATATTCTAGGGCTGTCTTTGGCTATTGGCTGCTGTCTGGTCGCCTTTCTCTACATCGAGTATCAAACTAATGTCGACGATTTTCATGAGAATGGTGACAATATCTACTTACTCACACATGATGCTTTTGTGGAAGGTGAGGACAGGAAATATGGTTATGTCTCTTGGGCGATTGCCGACCAAATAAAAGAGGAAATTACGGGCGTAAAGAACGTTTTAAAATTCAGACAGGGAGAAGTTAAACTCGTGGTCGAAGGCAAAAAACTCACGGATTATGCCGTCTTTACAGATGAAGGGTTTTTCACAACTTTTACTTACCAAGTAAAATACGGGGACTCTAAACCTCTAAGTAGCCCTAAAAAGATTGCCATTTCTGAGGAAACAGCCGCGTGGTATTTCAAGGATGAGTACCCAATAGGTAAAATCGTCAATATCACAATCCTGGGCGAGAGTAGGGATTTTGAGGTGGCTACAGTTTTTAAAAAGCCAGAAAGAAAGGGAAGCTTAAGACCTGATCTTGTCATTCATTTCGATTGGTATCGTTCTGGACGAGAGCTAAAGAATATCAATGCAAACACTTTTGTAGAATTAGAGGAAGGTGTTGACCGTGATCTGTTTGTAGCGAACCTACAGCCTTTAACCAAAGTACAGCAAGGCTTTGGTCATGAGAGAAAATATGAAGCACTAGCTATTGAACCGATCGTTACGATGGCGAAAAGCTCACGTTTCATTGAAGGTGGAGTGGGCATGATGCCGCCAAAAGCGCCTATGATTTTGTTGGCATGTATAGCAGGATTCATGTTAGTACTCGCTATGTCTAACTATATCAATATTGCCACTATGATGGCCACCAAACGGGTAAAAGAAATCGGAATTCGTAAGGTAATCGGTAGTAGAAGGTCGCAATTAGTCTTACAGTTTCTTTCCGAAAACCTGATTCTTTGCAGCTTGGCTCTGGTTATTGGTAGCTTATTGGCCATGGCGTTTTTCATTCCGAGTTTTAATCAGATTTCGGGCAGTACCTTAAAACTTCAGTTTTTTAGTCATTTCGCGCTCCAGAAATTTGCTGTAGCCTTGTTATTATTTTTAACCATTGCTTCCGGTACCTATCCGGCATTTTTCGTTTCTAAGTTTAAGCCAGTTAAAATTTTTAGAGGGTCAGAGAAAGTCAGTGGTAAACGTCGATTTACCATGGTTTTGCTCACTTTCCAGTTCGTTTTGGCCATTATTACGATAGTTGCTGGAATTTCAGCCGTTCAAAATAATTCCATGTATGCCGCAAAGGATTGGGGCTACGACCAAATGGACAAGCTCGTTATTGGCGTGTCGAAGGATAGGTTAAGCGCTTTTAGAGAAGATATTTTAAAGAACCCGAATGTTGTGGATGTCTCTGGAAGCTTTAACAGCCTAAACAGACATTGGGATTTTCGTGAGATGAAAGTGGGTGAGGAAGCTTTTCACGGTCAGTTTCTACAAAGCGCACCTGAGTATCCTGAGTTTATGAATATCCCACTAGTGGAGGGTAGGTATTTTAACAGGGAACTAAAAAGTGACCTTACAGGTAAGCTGCTCGTCAACGAAAAGTTTATGAAGATTTTTCAGTTAGACGATTTTACCAATCAAATGGTGACGATTGATGAAAAAGAATACCAGATCGTAGGGGTGCTAAAAGATTACTATTACAGCTCTTTTCAAGATGGAATTCAAGCTTCGGTTTTTACAGCAGTTCCTGATTCTTTACAGACAACTTTAACGGTGAAAACACGACCTGGAACCATTTTGGGCGTTCGAGAAGCCTTAAAGTCCAGTTGGGAAAAAGCTTATATCGATGAAACGTTCGTTTCTCATTTTCAATCGGAGGTGCGCGATGGTGAATTTGAGGACTTGAAGGGGCTGAAGAATGTATTGGTTTTCACCGCTACTATGGCTGTAATTCTGGCTGCTATGGGACTTTTCGGACTAGTTTCTTTAAATATATCCTCAAAGTTTAAAGAATTCGGAATTAAGAAAGTGCTCGGTGCATCGACCGTTACCTTGTTGAAAGGTGTTTATAAACAGTTTTCGTTTATCGTCGGGTTTGCGCTAGTGGCAGGCTGCTTTTTGGCAGTAAAAGTTGTAAGCATTTTACTGGATAGTGTTTACGGCGAACATGCGCCAATTGACTTGGTAAACCTTGTTTTAGCTTCTGTTTTATTGCTAAGCGTTTGTGTACTAACTATAAATATCCAGATGCGTCGTGTAAGACAAATGAATCCGTCAGACACGCTTAGAGTAGACTAA